The SAR324 cluster bacterium genome contains the following window.
ATTGTAGAACTGGAACATGGGCGTGCGGTGATCGCAGGCATTCCGCATCCTGTCTTTCAATATGATATCAAGAAGAATTACGATGTTCTTTTCCGCAAAGTTCTGGGAGACCTCTTTCCCGAAAAAGCACCTTTTTATAAAAAAAATGTAGAATATCATGTGGGTGAATATCAATTCAAAACCAGGAAAACTTCTGAGAAGCAGACATTGAATCAGCTTTCTCTGTTTGATGAATCATCCACAGCCGTCCCTGAAGTGTCTGAAAAGGCAGGAAAAGAGGTGTCCCGCCCGGTGAACAAAGTGGTGAGGTTACGCCAAAAACCTGTGTTTGATCCGAAATATATTTTCAGCTCTTTTGTGGTTGGATCCAGCAATCGTCTGGCCTATAAAGCGGCTTCCATGATCGCGCAGACACCTGGAGTGTGCTACAATCCTTTTGTGATTACTGGCACGTTGAGTACCGGCAAGACCTTTTTGCTGCAATCCATTGGTCAGGCCATTGAAGAAAATTATCCCGGATTGCAGATTGCCTACATCACGGCTGAGTCGTTCCTCAATGATTTTCTCTATCATTTAAAACATGGTATGTCCGCGTTTCGACAAAAATATCGGGAAGCCGATGTGTTTTTGCTTGATGATCTGCATATATTGGCTGGCGCCAGGGAGTGTCAGAAAGAATTATTGAATACCATCACGACACTCCTTCAGATGGATAAGCAGATTGTGATGACCAGCCAACAGCAACTACATGACATCAAAACCCTTGACCCGACACTCCGCTCCAGACTTGAAGGCGGTCTTACGGTTGAGGTAATGATGCCTGATGTTGAGACAAGAATGGCGATTCTTGACAGCAAAGCAGCCCAGCGCCAAATGAATTTGCCACCACAGGTCACACGCTTCATGGCCGAATATATTTATAGTGATGTACGAAAACTGGAAGGTGCGTTGACACGGCTTGGAGCCTACGCGTCTTTGGCCGCAGAAGAAATTTCACTGGATTTTGCGTTTGCCACTCTGGAAAATTTTTTGGATAGAACCCCGACGGGATATGATCTTTCCAACATTCCACAGGTTTCTACCGAAAAGATTCTGGAGCGGATCTGCAATATGTTTCAAGTGACACAGACAGAAGTTCTGTCTAAAAAAAGAGAACGGCGTATTGTCCTGGCAAGATCTATTCTGATGTACATGCTTAAAGAATTGACGACCCTTTCACTCAAGGATATTGGTGCCAAAATTGGGGGCAGAAGTCATTCCGCTGTTCATAATGCCATTCGGCATCTCAAAGCCCAAATGTTAAAAGATGAATTTTTTCAGCGTCAGATTCATAATCTGATCCGCGAATTTAGCCAGACCCAACTTCCAGAAAAAATCATCCCCAGCAAAAAACAATCCCGTCTTTAACTTCTATTAGAGGGTGGTTCTCCAGTCCATCCTCTATTTCCGGAATTCATTATTTGCATCCTTCACGGGAATCCTGACGCACTCACAAAGCCACACACCATCCCCCAAAGTATCCCAGATAATCTGTGTCATTTCGAGCCAAGGGCGAGAGATCTTTCTAATGTTCCTTCGGGATGACACGTCCTCCAATACTAAGGAATTGCAAAAGAATAAATTGTATAAGTTTGCTCGTGCCCTACGTCCCGTGGGGCACGTTATCCACCAGGCGAAGCTCTGCTTCGCACCCACCGGAGGTGGGTCATGGAACGGTTACGAACGGGACGTTCGTAACCAGAAAGTGTTCCCTGTTATTTTTTGAACATTCCTATAGTGGACCACAGCAGAGCGTTGTTGCGTCATACATAAACTAAAAATTGAAAATTC
Protein-coding sequences here:
- the dnaA gene encoding chromosomal replication initiator protein DnaA; protein product: MDFNQQWTVFKKNIRELLRPEEYEGWLEAIQIVELEHGRAVIAGIPHPVFQYDIKKNYDVLFRKVLGDLFPEKAPFYKKNVEYHVGEYQFKTRKTSEKQTLNQLSLFDESSTAVPEVSEKAGKEVSRPVNKVVRLRQKPVFDPKYIFSSFVVGSSNRLAYKAASMIAQTPGVCYNPFVITGTLSTGKTFLLQSIGQAIEENYPGLQIAYITAESFLNDFLYHLKHGMSAFRQKYREADVFLLDDLHILAGARECQKELLNTITTLLQMDKQIVMTSQQQLHDIKTLDPTLRSRLEGGLTVEVMMPDVETRMAILDSKAAQRQMNLPPQVTRFMAEYIYSDVRKLEGALTRLGAYASLAAEEISLDFAFATLENFLDRTPTGYDLSNIPQVSTEKILERICNMFQVTQTEVLSKKRERRIVLARSILMYMLKELTTLSLKDIGAKIGGRSHSAVHNAIRHLKAQMLKDEFFQRQIHNLIREFSQTQLPEKIIPSKKQSRL